A stretch of Amblyraja radiata isolate CabotCenter1 chromosome 34, sAmbRad1.1.pri, whole genome shotgun sequence DNA encodes these proteins:
- the LOC116991525 gene encoding organic solute transporter subunit beta isoform X1 gives MGLVYLGAHGRTPPTGKPDMSGLLKYLFGCFILCLLLQGKTHMTSATISKPNETIGIEKQNMTRERNSTLAQQLSFPMEDPTNWNYAILALAFVALFLAFLILARNSRANRTRKMKALNGAAGRNETEADSTQKAMMQYVVEVDNLAETDQVLQSKPTYISLNQVTQTSSPKVLPKEGQILVEWKDGNIDFLYTDSKEDDV, from the exons ATGG GCCTTGTTTATCTTGGAGCTCACGGACGCACACCTCCAACTGGAAAACCAGACATGAGCGGTTTGTTGAAATACCTCTTTGGTTGCTTCATCCTGTGTCTGCTGTTGCAAG GCAAGACACATATGACATCAGCAACAATCAGCAAACCAAATGAGACAATTGGCATCGAGAAGCAGAACATGACTCGAGAGCGGAACAGTACATTAGCTCAGCAGTTATCCTTTCCGATGGAAGATC CCACTAACTGGAACTATGCGATATTGGCCCTTGCATTTGTGGCCCTGTTTCTGGCATTCCTCATCCTGGCACGAAACTCCAGAGCTAACAG GACACGAAAGATGAAGGCATTGAACGGAGCAGCGGGCAGGAATGAAACGGAGGCAGACTCGACACAGAAGGCAATGATGCAATATGTTGTTGAGGTTGACAATCTTGCTGAAACAGACCAGGTGCTACAGAGCAAGCCGACgtacatctccctgaaccaggtgACACAGACCTCATCTCCAAAGGTCCTCCCAAAAGAAGGACAGATCCTGGTCGAATGGAAGGATGGAAATATTGACTTCCTTTACACCGACAGCAAGGAAGATGATGTGTAG
- the LOC116991525 gene encoding organic solute transporter subunit beta isoform X3 — protein sequence MGKTHMTSATISKPNETIGIEKQNMTRERNSTLAQQLSFPMEDPTNWNYAILALAFVALFLAFLILARNSRANRTRKMKALNGAAGRNETEADSTQKAMMQYVVEVDNLAETDQVLQSKPTYISLNQVTQTSSPKVLPKEGQILVEWKDGNIDFLYTDSKEDDV from the exons ATGG GCAAGACACATATGACATCAGCAACAATCAGCAAACCAAATGAGACAATTGGCATCGAGAAGCAGAACATGACTCGAGAGCGGAACAGTACATTAGCTCAGCAGTTATCCTTTCCGATGGAAGATC CCACTAACTGGAACTATGCGATATTGGCCCTTGCATTTGTGGCCCTGTTTCTGGCATTCCTCATCCTGGCACGAAACTCCAGAGCTAACAG GACACGAAAGATGAAGGCATTGAACGGAGCAGCGGGCAGGAATGAAACGGAGGCAGACTCGACACAGAAGGCAATGATGCAATATGTTGTTGAGGTTGACAATCTTGCTGAAACAGACCAGGTGCTACAGAGCAAGCCGACgtacatctccctgaaccaggtgACACAGACCTCATCTCCAAAGGTCCTCCCAAAAGAAGGACAGATCCTGGTCGAATGGAAGGATGGAAATATTGACTTCCTTTACACCGACAGCAAGGAAGATGATGTGTAG
- the LOC116991525 gene encoding organic solute transporter subunit beta isoform X2, whose amino-acid sequence MSGLLKYLFGCFILCLLLQGKTHMTSATISKPNETIGIEKQNMTRERNSTLAQQLSFPMEDPTNWNYAILALAFVALFLAFLILARNSRANRTRKMKALNGAAGRNETEADSTQKAMMQYVVEVDNLAETDQVLQSKPTYISLNQVTQTSSPKVLPKEGQILVEWKDGNIDFLYTDSKEDDV is encoded by the exons ATGAGCGGTTTGTTGAAATACCTCTTTGGTTGCTTCATCCTGTGTCTGCTGTTGCAAG GCAAGACACATATGACATCAGCAACAATCAGCAAACCAAATGAGACAATTGGCATCGAGAAGCAGAACATGACTCGAGAGCGGAACAGTACATTAGCTCAGCAGTTATCCTTTCCGATGGAAGATC CCACTAACTGGAACTATGCGATATTGGCCCTTGCATTTGTGGCCCTGTTTCTGGCATTCCTCATCCTGGCACGAAACTCCAGAGCTAACAG GACACGAAAGATGAAGGCATTGAACGGAGCAGCGGGCAGGAATGAAACGGAGGCAGACTCGACACAGAAGGCAATGATGCAATATGTTGTTGAGGTTGACAATCTTGCTGAAACAGACCAGGTGCTACAGAGCAAGCCGACgtacatctccctgaaccaggtgACACAGACCTCATCTCCAAAGGTCCTCCCAAAAGAAGGACAGATCCTGGTCGAATGGAAGGATGGAAATATTGACTTCCTTTACACCGACAGCAAGGAAGATGATGTGTAG